In Mytilus edulis chromosome 7, xbMytEdul2.2, whole genome shotgun sequence, a single genomic region encodes these proteins:
- the LOC139483041 gene encoding profilin-like, with protein MSAAWDSYIDNLIERSKSNADKACIIGLDGSKWTTDGHKNALKITAKEAVNIGKVLKSGDFSSLSSSGVVVAGVKYQFLREMDKKVVLAKKKDNGGLTLQSSKSGIVIGHTKEGGSQGIVNEAVSKIAEYLESVGR; from the coding sequence ATGTCGGCCGCATGGGATAGTTATATAGATAATTTGATCGAACGCTCTAAATCGAATGCAGACAAGGCTTGTATTATAGGACTCGATGGTTCAAAATGGACAACAGATGGCCATAAGAATGCCCTCAAGATTACTGCAAAGGAAGCTGTTAATATTGGAAAAGTGCTTAAATCTGGTGATTTCTCTTCACTTTCGAGTAGCGGAGTAGTCGTTGCAGGAGTCAAATATCAATTTTTAAGAGAAATGGACAAAAAAGTAGTCCTCGCTAAAAAGAAAGACAACGGTGGACTTACATTACAAAGTTCTAAATCAGGTATAGTGATTGGCCACACAAAAGAAGGAGGATCACAAGGCATTGTCAACGAAGCGGTTTCCAAAATAGCAGAATACCTGGAATCTGTAGGCAGATAA